A segment of the Mycobacterium intracellulare ATCC 13950 genome:
TCGTCGCCGGCGCCGCCTGCGAGCGGCCGAGCGAGCCAGCCGTCGAGGGAATCGACGTGACCCGAGCCGAATTCGAGTACGCGATCACCCACGAGGGCGCGCTGGACGTCTCCGACCTGCTCGACCGGCGGACGAGGATCGGCCTGGTGTCGCGCGATCGGGAGCGGGCCGTCGCGGTGGCCGAGGAGTTTCTGGCGCGGTTCGGTTAGGGCGCCCGCCCGATGTCCTCGTGCCACAGCTCGGGGTGCTCGGCGACGAAGGCGGACATCATTTGTGTGCAGCGCGGGTCATCGACCACGGTGACCGTCACGCCGTGCTGCGCCAGCCATTCGTGCCCGCCGGTGAACGTGCGGGATTCGCCCACCACCAGCGCGCCGATGTTGAACTGGCGCACCAGGCCGCTGCAATACCAGCACGGCGACAGCGTCGTCACCATCACCGTGGAGCGGTAGTCGCGCTGTCTGCCGGCGGCGCGAAACGCGTCGACCTCGGCGTGCAACGAC
Coding sequences within it:
- a CDS encoding nucleoside deaminase; this encodes MLDVAFEEARSGLAEGGIPIGAALFTADGVLLGRGRNRRVQQGDPSLHAEVDAFRAAGRQRDYRSTVMVTTLSPCWYCSGLVRQFNIGALVVGESRTFTGGHEWLAQHGVTVTVVDDPRCTQMMSAFVAEHPELWHEDIGRAP